One genomic segment of Natronospira proteinivora includes these proteins:
- a CDS encoding polysaccharide biosynthesis protein produces the protein MNDMQRTLQWRRPLVVLHDLLWIPVAIIMAYWMRFNLDTIPAEFHTSILVLIGVAVPIHAASYWYFGCYRGVWRFASMPDLFRLSKAIVVGALLAVTVVFLYDRLAGVPRSVVFLYPLFLIVATGGARAAYRVYKEFYLSRLRDPNVQRMIVVGAGTDGEHLVRGLRSRHDVLPIGLVDDDPIKWGTEIYGVRVLGPISQLAEICRRYHVDNVILAISSASREAFSRVLSQTNEVGVPCQISSALSEHDSILGGLRPVTTEDVLGRDPVTLDEPAISATFRGKTVLVTGGGGSIGLELCRRVLGHQPARLLLLDLSEYNLYRAEQILMPEAGATRIEFILGNVCDRSHMQGLFGKHRPDIVLHAAAYKHVPLLESNVLAALCNNVQGTRVVAETAAQFEAGKFVLVSTDKTVNPTNVMGASKRVAELICRDLHERHSATDYLITRFGNVLGSAGSVIPLFERQIAEGGPVTVTHPEVKRFFMTVEEATGLITQAAALSRGGEVYVLEMGQPVLIRELAENMIRLSGLKPHKDIEITYTGLRPGEKLEEELFYDSENLHGTAHSKLMLADCGDDLCPKLPEYLQALDIALAEGDEARAIALLKDLVPAFNRFIPETDPGDPTPLRIVK, from the coding sequence ATGAACGACATGCAAAGGACTTTGCAATGGCGCCGCCCATTGGTGGTGCTGCATGACCTCCTGTGGATCCCCGTGGCCATCATCATGGCCTACTGGATGCGCTTTAACCTGGATACCATCCCCGCCGAGTTCCACACCTCCATTCTCGTGCTGATTGGCGTGGCTGTTCCCATCCACGCCGCCAGCTATTGGTACTTTGGCTGTTATCGCGGTGTCTGGCGCTTCGCCAGCATGCCGGACCTGTTTCGCCTGTCCAAGGCCATCGTGGTGGGCGCCCTGCTGGCGGTGACCGTCGTATTCCTCTATGACCGCCTGGCCGGTGTTCCGCGCTCGGTGGTCTTTCTCTACCCCCTGTTTCTGATCGTGGCCACCGGTGGTGCCCGGGCTGCCTACCGGGTGTACAAGGAGTTCTATCTCTCCCGCCTGCGCGATCCCAATGTCCAGCGCATGATCGTGGTGGGCGCCGGTACCGATGGCGAGCACCTGGTGCGGGGCCTTCGCAGCCGCCACGACGTGCTGCCCATCGGTCTGGTGGATGACGATCCCATCAAATGGGGCACCGAAATCTACGGCGTACGTGTACTCGGCCCCATCAGCCAGCTGGCCGAGATCTGCCGCCGTTACCACGTGGACAATGTCATCCTGGCCATCTCCTCGGCCTCCCGGGAGGCCTTCTCCCGGGTGCTGAGTCAGACCAATGAAGTGGGTGTGCCCTGCCAGATCAGCAGCGCCCTGTCCGAACACGACAGCATTCTGGGCGGTCTGCGGCCGGTCACCACCGAGGACGTCCTGGGCCGGGATCCGGTCACCCTGGACGAGCCGGCCATCAGCGCCACCTTCCGGGGCAAGACCGTGCTGGTCACCGGCGGGGGCGGCTCCATCGGCCTGGAGCTCTGCCGGCGGGTCCTGGGCCACCAGCCCGCGCGCCTGCTGCTGCTGGATCTGAGTGAATACAACCTCTACCGGGCCGAGCAGATCCTGATGCCGGAAGCCGGTGCCACCCGAATCGAGTTTATCCTGGGCAACGTCTGTGACCGGTCCCACATGCAGGGCCTGTTCGGCAAGCACCGCCCGGATATCGTCCTGCATGCCGCCGCCTACAAGCATGTGCCCCTGCTGGAATCCAATGTCCTGGCCGCGCTCTGTAACAATGTCCAGGGCACCCGCGTGGTGGCCGAGACCGCCGCCCAGTTCGAGGCCGGGAAATTCGTGCTGGTCTCCACCGACAAGACCGTCAACCCCACCAATGTCATGGGCGCCTCCAAGCGGGTGGCCGAGCTGATCTGCCGGGACCTGCACGAGCGCCACTCGGCCACCGACTACCTCATTACCCGTTTCGGCAATGTCCTGGGCTCCGCCGGCTCGGTGATTCCCCTGTTCGAGCGCCAGATTGCCGAAGGCGGGCCGGTGACCGTGACCCATCCCGAGGTCAAGCGCTTCTTCATGACCGTGGAAGAGGCCACCGGCCTGATCACCCAGGCCGCCGCCCTCAGCCGGGGCGGGGAAGTGTATGTGCTGGAAATGGGTCAGCCCGTGCTGATCCGGGAACTGGCCGAGAACATGATCCGCCTCTCCGGGCTCAAGCCCCACAAGGATATCGAGATCACCTATACCGGCCTGCGCCCGGGTGAAAAGCTGGAAGAAGAGCTTTTCTACGACAGCGAAAACCTCCACGGCACCGCCCACAGCAAGCTCATGCTGGCCGATTGCGGTGACGACCTTTGCCCCAAACTGCCCGAGTACCTTCAAGCCCTGGATATCGCCCTGGCCGAAGGCGACGAAGCAAGAGCCATTGCCCTGCTCAAGGACCTGGTCCCGGCCTTCAACCGCTTCATCCCCGAAACCGACCCCGGCGACCCCACCCCCCTGCGCATCGTCAAATAA
- a CDS encoding glycosyltransferase family 2 protein: protein MTTPTTSIITPVHNSAAFLDACIDSVQAQTREDWELILVDDASSDDSRKRMAARAEDDARIRPIYLSQNQGAAVARNTAIEKARGRYIAFLDSDDLWAPDKLERQLALCEAQGAAFVYGAYTLRKENSAPSREKTITPQARIHYRGLLNATIIATSTALYDREAFGGRVYMPEIRKRQDLGLWLKLLRRTDWAHGVVDSPVATICKRPGSLSDNKFSALYNTWRLYRDHEGLSASASLWHLANYATRAAFKYLG, encoded by the coding sequence ATGACCACGCCCACCACCTCCATCATCACCCCGGTTCACAACAGCGCCGCCTTCCTGGACGCCTGTATTGATTCCGTCCAGGCCCAGACCCGGGAGGACTGGGAACTGATCTTGGTGGATGATGCCTCCAGCGATGACAGCCGCAAACGCATGGCGGCCCGCGCCGAGGACGATGCCCGCATCCGGCCCATTTATCTATCCCAAAACCAGGGCGCCGCCGTGGCCCGCAACACCGCCATCGAAAAGGCCCGGGGTCGCTACATCGCCTTCCTGGACAGCGATGACCTCTGGGCCCCGGACAAGCTGGAACGCCAGCTGGCCCTCTGTGAAGCGCAGGGCGCGGCCTTCGTCTACGGCGCCTATACCCTGCGCAAGGAAAACAGCGCGCCATCCCGGGAAAAAACCATCACCCCCCAGGCCCGCATCCATTACCGGGGCCTGCTCAACGCCACCATCATTGCCACCTCCACCGCCTTGTATGATCGGGAGGCCTTCGGCGGCCGGGTCTACATGCCCGAGATCCGCAAGCGCCAGGATCTCGGCCTCTGGCTCAAACTGCTGCGCCGCACCGATTGGGCCCATGGCGTGGTGGATAGCCCCGTAGCCACCATCTGCAAGCGCCCCGGTTCGCTGTCGGATAACAAGTTCTCCGCCCTCTACAACACCTGGCGCCTCTACCGGGACCACGAAGGCCTCTCCGCCTCCGCCAGCCTCTGGCATTTAGCCAACTACGCCACCCGCGCCGCCTTCAAATACCTCGGCTAG
- a CDS encoding NAD-dependent epimerase/dehydratase family protein, with amino-acid sequence MPETILITGATGFVGRHLIPPLQQAGYSLRLAVRQPGAETAEQSVVVGEIGPDTEWGRALDGIDTVIHLAGRAHHPDGPGEAEAHEAINHQATRRLAEACEGRVQRLIHMSSLSVHGLNASDEPITEHTPIRPTTPYGTAKARAEADLAERREQGRLDSLSLRPPMVYGPGAPGNLARLKAAVERGWPLPLAWVRNQRSLIGVEHLAHILLAALALSPEAFRQLPPALAVSDDHPISTPDMARALGEGLGKPARLWPCPVSLLRLGARITARQAMMDSLTGSLIVDNQVSREALAQSPRALPASPETYQCLVQAMQEK; translated from the coding sequence ATGCCCGAGACCATCCTGATCACCGGCGCCACCGGCTTTGTCGGCCGTCACCTGATTCCGCCCCTGCAACAGGCCGGCTATTCCCTGCGCCTGGCCGTGCGTCAACCCGGGGCGGAGACGGCCGAGCAATCCGTGGTGGTGGGCGAGATCGGTCCGGACACCGAATGGGGCAGGGCACTGGACGGCATCGACACGGTGATTCACCTGGCCGGCCGCGCCCATCATCCGGACGGCCCCGGCGAAGCCGAGGCCCACGAGGCCATCAATCACCAGGCCACCCGCCGCCTGGCCGAGGCCTGCGAAGGCCGCGTGCAGCGCCTGATCCACATGAGCTCCTTGTCCGTCCACGGCTTAAACGCCAGCGACGAACCCATCACCGAACACACCCCCATCCGCCCCACCACCCCTTACGGCACAGCCAAGGCCCGGGCCGAGGCCGATCTGGCCGAGCGCCGGGAACAGGGCCGGCTGGACAGCCTCAGTCTGCGCCCACCCATGGTTTACGGCCCCGGCGCCCCGGGCAACCTGGCCCGCCTCAAAGCCGCGGTGGAACGGGGCTGGCCGCTGCCCCTGGCTTGGGTCCGTAACCAACGCAGCCTGATCGGCGTGGAGCACCTGGCACACATCCTCCTCGCCGCCCTGGCCCTGAGCCCCGAGGCTTTTCGCCAATTGCCCCCGGCCCTGGCCGTGTCAGATGATCACCCCATCTCAACCCCGGACATGGCCCGTGCCCTGGGCGAGGGCCTGGGCAAGCCGGCCCGTCTTTGGCCCTGCCCGGTGTCACTGCTGCGCCTGGGCGCCCGCATCACAGCACGTCAGGCCATGATGGATTCCCTCACCGGCTCGTTGATCGTGGATAATCAGGTCAGCCGCGAAGCCCTGGCTCAATCTCCCCGGGCCCTGCCGGCGTCACCCGAGACCTATCAGTGCCTGGTCCAGGCCATGCAGGAGAAATAG
- a CDS encoding S8 family serine peptidase: protein MSQVLRKLTSLLLLPMLGLVLLGGTQPIHAFSEDSLSADPDEVSTWIVMLSEPPAARYRGGIAGYMATSAKSRDDRQFDANAPEVEVYRSHLAQRQQDVLGRISELTGLPAEAERQWQLAANGFAITMSALQAEQVERLSGVRRVFEEQELIPLTFAGPDHVGGTDVWEGVEGAVTETRGEGIVVGIIDSGVNLGHDSFAGTAPADGYEHDNPLGEGNYLGACDPDHPDYEEDLSCNDKLIGAYDYTGSGAADNDGHGSHVAGTAAGNEMTTPDGEAVSGVAPRANIVSFKICDGGCTGVLDVAEDILADGVVDVVNFSIGPILGGGDPYAEESAQAFLSLSEAGVLVAAAGGNAGEPGTISNFAPWNLTVANSSHDGMMAHEISITGPGSDIPDELVEINGLPGDNPHPDSDIDASIVDVGELGDELACESLPDDSLSGAVGVAVRGECQFDVKAANLEAAGAIAMIVVNDIPGAPIAMGGLSDAIPAAMIDRDDGDAIRDWLASEDDATVFFSQAVSAVFVDEAADVMSPSSSIGPGQAPYNQIPGPDVAAPGTNILAPWYEEQDDFNIISGTSMASPHAAGGLALMRSLYPDWTPPEIQSALMMTAKPDPMRKQDGQTPADIFDRGSGRLDLAAAVQAGLVMDETIDNFEAADPELAELELHELNVPYLSALACTLQCEWTRTVTATAEGSWEVLVDNDNSDFEITVSPQSFTLQVGESQEIEVTALGFVPDDSWAFAELTLSETSGNHPDARLPMAINDLAGPVAVDAEREADTGLSGARGIAAGRDQHLGELWLGTAEQQGEGNELHGFDIETLSATGDVVTVDWLSDDAWPAAITYSVNSESYWQLETEPGNCLHEWRPDEGATGEVICPDWPEPVRAVTHDPYERVFWAGGADGNIHQINHDGEVLASHDTSYSVAGLALAPLSGQLYVSNEGDEPFDVAVLDSRDELEPLMVYALRDSDGNPVFGDFNQADIHLACDNRLWLSHPGQDEMFAYDLGEEQACPQSMTQLDLDGIAVPGAGQTNSEYKTLRFVGPDQLVGSFQWDLVYDAAQGNGQADEFRMEIESPDGTVIRVGGRENSAGALPSEELDYVLGWPNEGDAVVSDAQSIDDFQGESANGIWQVRLWSSFGLGLQYGLLIDDSQIGFTTQLPSPSLAPDGGDFVEEEGALAVQITGPEPPAVIRYTLDGSTPGPDNGNEIESGETVMVDEDLTLKAIALPDDEELEASPVVEADYHFHPAVVFESEDGEEMGDPSLAAGETVEFQVAGGSGQTQVEADPNAVSGVEGELDVDGEQGSFTVPEEGAFAGSYRITVTDNATGATDSFDVIVDLETESDRRYLVVDESEAMRVLGATPDYGFSFQVTADGAASSIASVDPEQADASDDAEAANPALTQVTVEEADGVEAFAVEVTPEDGSYDAVAHDMEADEGQPYAGWIQDESQTPLEGAMVSTAEPVGPAERYYSAESDADGVFAFTAPSLEEDESRQLSASLSGYVSRQLDAIDCEGSSPQCTVTLYQSTAEIQGDLLGLLAEETVSLYLLVSPTDADEEELGPHHVTGSGDGVDPFTLDVSHEAHYPEIRVEGFGYESQTADGGGDGFEFQEEGQIIADEEIEMVPTTPEIVQVEARDRDEDSLTLVAEVAPRERETNVVFEWGDSSESLDETLEAGTLDAHTESGELSAELDGLECGSTFHFRARAENDQSVSAESETSSVSTEDCPATPEPPSSSSSSGCSLGEGRSPVDPTLPWLLLLAGLFVLRRRA, encoded by the coding sequence ATGTCTCAAGTACTGCGAAAGCTTACCTCACTGTTGCTCCTGCCCATGCTGGGTCTGGTCTTGCTGGGCGGCACACAGCCAATTCATGCCTTCAGCGAAGACAGCCTCTCAGCCGATCCGGATGAAGTCAGCACCTGGATTGTCATGCTCAGCGAGCCGCCCGCAGCACGGTATCGCGGGGGCATTGCGGGATACATGGCCACCAGTGCCAAAAGCCGCGATGATCGGCAATTCGATGCGAACGCTCCGGAAGTGGAGGTGTATCGCAGTCACCTGGCACAGCGCCAGCAAGACGTGCTGGGCAGAATCAGTGAGCTGACCGGTCTGCCGGCCGAGGCCGAGCGCCAGTGGCAACTGGCCGCCAATGGCTTTGCCATCACCATGAGTGCCCTGCAGGCAGAGCAGGTGGAACGGCTCTCCGGCGTGCGCCGGGTATTCGAGGAACAGGAACTGATCCCCCTGACGTTCGCAGGCCCGGACCATGTGGGTGGCACGGATGTCTGGGAAGGGGTTGAAGGCGCCGTTACCGAGACCCGGGGTGAAGGGATTGTTGTCGGCATCATCGACTCTGGCGTTAACCTTGGCCACGATTCATTTGCCGGCACCGCCCCGGCGGATGGCTATGAACATGACAATCCCCTGGGAGAGGGGAATTATCTGGGGGCATGTGACCCGGACCATCCGGACTATGAAGAAGATCTCTCCTGCAATGACAAACTGATCGGTGCCTATGACTACACCGGTTCCGGGGCCGCTGATAATGACGGTCATGGCAGTCACGTGGCCGGTACCGCTGCGGGCAATGAAATGACCACCCCTGACGGTGAAGCTGTTTCCGGTGTGGCCCCCCGCGCCAACATTGTCAGTTTCAAGATTTGTGACGGTGGCTGCACCGGCGTGCTGGATGTGGCCGAAGACATCCTGGCCGACGGCGTGGTGGATGTAGTCAACTTCTCCATCGGCCCGATTCTTGGTGGCGGTGACCCCTATGCCGAGGAATCCGCCCAGGCCTTTCTTTCCCTGAGCGAAGCCGGTGTACTGGTGGCAGCCGCAGGTGGTAATGCCGGTGAGCCCGGCACCATCTCCAATTTTGCGCCCTGGAATCTGACCGTGGCCAACAGCTCCCACGACGGCATGATGGCCCATGAGATCAGCATTACCGGTCCGGGCAGTGATATTCCCGATGAGCTGGTGGAGATCAATGGCCTGCCCGGTGATAACCCCCACCCCGACAGTGATATCGATGCGTCCATTGTTGACGTTGGGGAACTGGGTGATGAGCTGGCATGCGAGTCACTTCCCGATGACAGCCTGTCGGGTGCCGTGGGCGTGGCCGTTCGGGGTGAATGCCAGTTCGATGTCAAGGCCGCCAATCTGGAAGCAGCCGGCGCCATTGCCATGATCGTGGTGAATGATATTCCAGGCGCCCCCATCGCCATGGGCGGGCTGAGCGATGCCATTCCAGCGGCCATGATCGACCGCGACGATGGCGATGCCATCCGTGATTGGCTGGCCAGTGAAGACGATGCGACGGTGTTCTTCAGCCAGGCCGTGTCAGCCGTGTTCGTGGATGAAGCCGCCGATGTGATGAGCCCCAGCAGTTCCATCGGTCCCGGGCAGGCACCCTATAACCAGATTCCCGGTCCCGATGTGGCCGCACCGGGGACCAATATCCTGGCCCCCTGGTACGAAGAGCAGGACGACTTCAATATCATCAGCGGCACGTCCATGGCTTCTCCCCATGCCGCCGGTGGTCTTGCCCTGATGCGCTCGCTCTATCCGGACTGGACGCCCCCGGAGATTCAGTCCGCCCTGATGATGACTGCCAAGCCCGACCCCATGCGCAAGCAGGATGGCCAGACCCCGGCCGATATCTTCGACCGGGGCAGTGGTCGCCTGGATCTGGCCGCGGCGGTCCAGGCCGGGCTGGTCATGGACGAGACCATCGACAACTTCGAGGCCGCCGATCCGGAACTGGCGGAGTTGGAGTTGCATGAATTGAATGTGCCCTATCTGAGTGCGCTTGCCTGCACCCTGCAGTGTGAATGGACCCGCACCGTGACCGCCACGGCGGAGGGCAGCTGGGAAGTCCTGGTGGATAATGACAACAGCGATTTCGAAATCACTGTCTCCCCCCAGAGCTTCACTCTTCAGGTCGGTGAATCCCAGGAGATTGAAGTGACCGCCCTGGGCTTTGTGCCCGATGACAGCTGGGCCTTTGCCGAGCTCACATTGAGCGAGACCAGTGGCAACCATCCCGATGCCCGCCTGCCCATGGCCATCAATGACCTGGCCGGTCCCGTGGCGGTGGATGCCGAGCGTGAGGCCGATACCGGCCTGTCGGGTGCCCGTGGCATCGCCGCCGGGCGGGATCAGCATCTCGGCGAGCTATGGCTGGGAACCGCCGAACAGCAGGGCGAGGGCAATGAACTGCATGGCTTTGATATCGAGACCCTCTCGGCCACCGGTGATGTCGTTACGGTGGACTGGTTGAGCGACGATGCCTGGCCGGCCGCCATCACCTATTCGGTCAACAGCGAGAGCTACTGGCAACTGGAGACGGAACCGGGGAATTGTCTGCACGAGTGGCGCCCCGATGAAGGTGCCACCGGCGAAGTCATCTGTCCTGACTGGCCGGAGCCGGTTCGCGCCGTCACCCATGATCCTTATGAACGGGTCTTCTGGGCCGGTGGTGCCGACGGCAATATCCATCAGATCAATCACGATGGCGAGGTGCTGGCCAGCCACGACACGTCTTACAGTGTGGCCGGTCTGGCCCTGGCGCCATTGTCCGGGCAGTTGTACGTCTCCAACGAGGGCGATGAACCCTTCGATGTGGCCGTGCTGGATAGTCGTGATGAGCTGGAACCACTGATGGTTTATGCCCTGCGCGACAGTGACGGCAACCCTGTCTTTGGTGATTTCAATCAGGCCGATATTCACCTGGCCTGTGATAACCGGCTCTGGCTCAGCCATCCCGGGCAGGATGAGATGTTCGCCTATGACCTGGGCGAAGAACAGGCCTGTCCCCAGAGCATGACCCAGCTGGATCTGGACGGCATTGCCGTACCCGGTGCCGGACAGACCAACAGTGAGTACAAGACCCTGCGTTTTGTCGGCCCCGATCAGCTGGTGGGAAGTTTCCAGTGGGACCTGGTCTATGACGCCGCCCAGGGCAATGGCCAGGCCGATGAATTCCGCATGGAGATCGAGTCCCCCGACGGTACGGTGATTCGGGTCGGTGGCCGTGAAAACAGCGCCGGCGCCCTGCCCAGTGAAGAGCTGGATTATGTGCTGGGCTGGCCCAATGAGGGCGATGCCGTGGTCAGCGACGCCCAGAGCATCGATGACTTCCAGGGGGAAAGTGCCAACGGTATCTGGCAGGTCCGCCTCTGGAGCAGCTTCGGTCTCGGGCTGCAATACGGTTTGCTGATTGACGATTCACAGATCGGTTTTACCACCCAATTGCCGTCGCCGAGTCTGGCACCGGATGGCGGTGACTTCGTGGAAGAAGAGGGCGCGTTGGCCGTGCAAATCACCGGCCCCGAGCCGCCGGCCGTGATTCGCTACACCCTGGACGGTAGCACCCCGGGGCCGGACAACGGCAACGAGATTGAGAGCGGTGAGACCGTGATGGTGGACGAGGATCTGACTTTGAAGGCCATCGCCCTGCCCGATGACGAGGAACTGGAAGCCTCGCCCGTGGTGGAAGCAGATTACCACTTCCATCCGGCCGTGGTCTTTGAAAGCGAGGACGGCGAAGAGATGGGCGATCCCTCCCTCGCCGCCGGTGAGACCGTCGAGTTTCAGGTGGCTGGCGGCAGTGGTCAGACCCAGGTGGAGGCCGACCCCAACGCCGTGTCCGGCGTGGAAGGCGAGCTGGATGTAGACGGTGAGCAAGGCAGCTTCACCGTGCCCGAGGAGGGCGCCTTTGCCGGCAGCTACCGGATCACGGTCACTGACAATGCTACCGGCGCCACTGACAGCTTTGATGTGATCGTGGACCTGGAAACCGAATCCGACCGCCGCTATCTGGTGGTGGATGAATCCGAAGCCATGCGCGTTCTTGGGGCCACCCCGGATTATGGCTTCAGCTTCCAGGTCACCGCCGATGGGGCGGCCTCGTCCATTGCCTCGGTGGATCCGGAGCAGGCCGATGCCAGTGACGATGCCGAAGCCGCCAACCCGGCCCTCACCCAGGTGACGGTGGAAGAGGCTGACGGCGTGGAGGCCTTCGCCGTCGAGGTCACACCGGAAGACGGCAGCTATGATGCCGTGGCCCATGACATGGAGGCCGATGAAGGTCAGCCCTATGCCGGCTGGATTCAGGATGAAAGCCAGACGCCCCTGGAAGGCGCCATGGTTTCCACCGCCGAGCCGGTGGGCCCCGCTGAACGCTATTACTCGGCCGAGAGTGATGCCGACGGGGTCTTTGCCTTCACCGCGCCGTCGCTGGAAGAGGATGAGTCCCGCCAGCTGTCTGCCAGTCTGTCCGGCTATGTCAGTCGCCAGCTGGATGCGATCGACTGCGAGGGCAGCTCACCCCAGTGCACCGTGACCCTGTATCAGTCAACGGCGGAAATTCAGGGTGATCTGCTGGGCCTGCTGGCTGAGGAAACGGTCAGCCTCTATCTGCTGGTGAGCCCGACGGACGCGGATGAAGAAGAACTGGGCCCCCATCATGTGACCGGATCCGGCGACGGGGTGGATCCCTTCACCCTGGATGTCAGCCACGAAGCCCATTACCCCGAGATCCGGGTGGAAGGCTTCGGCTATGAGTCGCAGACTGCGGATGGCGGCGGTGACGGCTTTGAGTTCCAGGAAGAAGGCCAGATCATCGCTGACGAGGAGATCGAAATGGTCCCCACCACACCCGAAATCGTCCAGGTTGAAGCCCGCGATAGGGACGAGGATAGCCTGACCCTGGTGGCCGAAGTGGCGCCCCGGGAACGTGAGACCAACGTGGTCTTCGAATGGGGTGACAGCAGTGAGTCACTGGATGAAACCCTGGAAGCCGGCACCCTGGATGCCCATACCGAGAGCGGTGAGCTGAGTGCCGAGCTGGATGGGCTGGAGTGTGGCAGCACCTTCCATTTCCGCGCCCGTGCGGAGAACGATCAATCCGTCAGCGCGGAATCCGAGACCAGCAGCGTCTCCACGGAGGATTGCCCGGCCACGCCGGAGCCACCGTCGTCCTCCAGTAGCAGTGGTTGCAGCCTGGGTGAGGGGCGCAGCCCCGTGGACCCGACCCTGCCGTGGCTGCTGCTACTGGCCGGACTGTTTGTACTGCGTCGAAGGGCCTGA
- a CDS encoding MraY family glycosyltransferase yields MPWELPIQGSAIWPLSWLLAAVFSALACTAWRPLARYFGFLDYPSERSLHAEPMVRAGGLPMALALALTLLLIPSSFVGSPVLALALGLAAGLMVIATWDDRRPLPVGPRLSLYLLLCAAMVFSLRDTPEATRLLGDAPGWMLFWGVLFTLGLAWMTNLYNFMDGADGLAGGQGLIGFAAIAALALIQDAPQIALASLAISGVCAGFLCWNFPPARLFLGDAGAIPLGFLAGAFALMLFLETGLAPWLALLPFAPFWLDASVTLLRRILNREAFWRPHRSHFYQRLVRSGVGHRGTALVFYALMVLCGGLALLGAGLASVLPSVLPGLGVSAVALVILVATGFWIDGHFQQAQRH; encoded by the coding sequence ATGCCATGGGAGTTACCCATACAAGGCAGCGCCATCTGGCCCCTGAGCTGGTTGTTGGCGGCTGTTTTCTCAGCCCTGGCCTGCACCGCCTGGCGGCCCCTGGCCCGTTATTTCGGCTTTCTCGATTACCCCAGCGAGCGCTCCCTGCATGCCGAGCCCATGGTCCGCGCCGGGGGCCTGCCCATGGCCCTGGCCCTCGCCCTGACCCTGCTGCTGATCCCGTCCAGTTTCGTGGGCAGCCCCGTCCTGGCCCTGGCCCTGGGCCTGGCGGCCGGGCTCATGGTTATTGCCACCTGGGATGATCGTCGCCCCCTGCCCGTGGGCCCGCGCCTGTCCCTCTATCTATTGCTCTGCGCGGCCATGGTCTTCAGTCTGCGCGATACCCCCGAGGCCACCCGGCTGCTCGGTGATGCCCCCGGCTGGATGCTTTTCTGGGGTGTCTTGTTCACCCTGGGCCTGGCCTGGATGACCAACCTCTACAACTTCATGGACGGCGCCGACGGCCTGGCCGGCGGCCAGGGCCTGATCGGCTTCGCCGCCATCGCCGCCCTGGCCCTGATCCAGGATGCCCCCCAGATCGCCCTGGCCAGTCTCGCCATCTCCGGTGTCTGCGCCGGTTTCCTCTGCTGGAACTTCCCCCCGGCGCGGCTGTTTCTGGGCGATGCCGGCGCCATCCCCCTGGGCTTTCTGGCCGGGGCCTTCGCCCTGATGCTGTTTCTGGAAACCGGCCTGGCCCCCTGGCTGGCCCTGCTGCCTTTCGCCCCCTTCTGGCTGGATGCCAGCGTCACCCTGCTGCGCCGCATCCTCAATCGGGAAGCCTTCTGGCGGCCCCACCGCAGCCATTTCTATCAGCGCCTGGTCCGCTCCGGCGTCGGCCACCGGGGCACGGCCCTGGTCTTCTATGCCCTGATGGTCTTGTGTGGCGGCCTGGCTCTGCTCGGCGCCGGCTTGGCCTCTGTCCTGCCCTCCGTCCTGCCCGGGCTGGGCGTGAGCGCGGTGGCTCTGGTCATTCTGGTGGCAACAGGTTTCTGGATTGACGGGCACTTTCAGCAGGCTCAGCGGCACTAA